One window from the genome of Poecilia reticulata strain Guanapo linkage group LG9, Guppy_female_1.0+MT, whole genome shotgun sequence encodes:
- the carnmt1 gene encoding carnosine N-methyltransferase — MAEQRAADPHSGAYYQKERRKYSAEEEAKLERQHFWRIIDAFRSYRFHVNEQVKRAERQFRSLTQRHQRVLPGVLSNLARVRQCAEHNQEILDAVVHNSLHMFENVEYGEREDPRKARPSTTFDMDKLKSTIKQFVRDWSEAGQAERDSCYKPIIQEIQRLFPSDQYDVSKVSVLIPGAGLGRLAWEIARLGYSCQGNEWSFFMLFSSNFVLNRCEEENALTLYPWIHQFSNNKKSSDQTRPIRFPDVNPQSLPLNTDFSMVAGDFVEVYSELECWNCVATCFFIDTANNVLEYVDTIWKILKPGGVWINLGPLLYHFENIANELSIELSYEDIRTAMLKYGFIFEVEKESMQTTYTENECSMLRYVYDCVFFVARKPTLHFNGQEDLQQNSPPAAKSSRREGSNRLT; from the exons ATGGCGGAACAACGGGCAGCGGACCCGCACAGTGGAGCATATtatcagaaagaaagaagaaaatacagcGCGGAGGAGGAGGCCAAGCTGGAAAGGCAACATTTCTGGAGAATAATAGATGCTTTTAGGTCTTACAG GTTCCATGTCAATGAGCAGGTCAAGCGGGCTGAGCGTCAGTTTCGGAGTCTGACACAAAGGCACCAAAGGGTGCTGCCAGGTGTTTTATCCAACCTGGCCCGGGTTAGGCAGTGCGCCGAACACAACCAAGAGATTCTGGACGCCGTCGTTCACAATAGCCTTCACATGTTTGAGAACGTGGAGTATGGAGAGAGG GAGGATCCTAGGAAGGCACGGCCATCCACTACATTTGACATGGACAAACTGAAGTCCACCATAAAGCAGTTTGTCAGAGACTGGAGCGAAGCAGGCCAGGCTGAGAGGGATTCTTGCTACAAACCAATCATTCAAGAGATCCAGAGGCTCTTCCCGAGTGACCAATA TGATGTGTCTAAGGTGAGCGTGCTGATTCCCGGTGCTGGGCTTGGTCGACTTGCCTGGGAGATTGCTCGGCTGGGATACTCATGCCAGGGCAACGAATGGAGCTTCTTCATGCTTTTCTCCTCAAACTTTGTTCTCAACAG ATGTGAGGAGGAGAATGCTCTGACCCTGTATCCCTGGATCCACCAGTTCAGCAACAACAAGAAGTCTTCCGACCAAACACGGCCAATCAGATTCCCCGACGTTAACCCCCAGAGTTTGCCACTAAACACCGACTTCTCCATGGTAGCGGGGGACTTTGTGGAGGTTTACAGTGAATTGG AGTGCTGGAACTGTGTGGCTACCTGCTTCTTTATTGACACCGCTAATAATGTCTTGGAATATGTGGACACTATCTGGAAGATTCTTAAGCCCGGAGGCGTATGGATCAATCTCG GTCCGCTGCTTTATCACTTTGAAAATATAGCCAACGAGCTCTCTATTGAACTTAGCTATGAAGACATCAGGACAGCAATGTTAAAATATGGCTTCATCTTTGAG GTGGAGAAGGAGTCAATGCAGACCACCTACACTGAGAACGAGTGCTCTATGCTGAGATACGTTTACGACTGTGTCTTCTTCGTTGCTCGAAAACCTACACTGCATTTTAACGGTCAAGAAGATTTACAACAAAATTCTCCACCAGCTGCTAAGTCGTCCAGGCGAGAGGGCAGCAACAGGCTAACGtga
- the trpm6 gene encoding transient receptor potential cation channel subfamily M member 6 isoform X7, with protein sequence MFYPQSTAMTGKSWIEESFFRRECVKFIPSSWDQHRCIPICQVCQSLIRCCCGRLMGEHSCQESFPQISLCPSPEQGMEEWSMEAHTKASSTNAYGIIDFQDTATRVCRAKYVRVAVDSKPETLLQLMLREWQMERPKLLLTVHGGSENFILPPKVNQAFSKGLITAAISTGAWIFTDGINTGVSKYVGEAVKLFGGHDLRKRNTIGITPWGMIDNNLDLIGRDVFRPYQPLGNPLSKRTCLNGFHSHFLLVDDGTLGKPGCQQGLRRKLEKQIQLLKIHPRLNQGVPVLCVVVEGSAAIVSTVLDYVSNAPPVPVFVFEGSGKAADLFAFLHKQTANDRQLDADIEEDFLGRIGDVFGVDRTEAAHLYTLLQQCMDHRQSITIFDSEADEQMATDAAILTAVLKGTKASPSEQLSMALAWDRADIAQKDILVYGQHWQVGSLEQAMLDSLVMDRVSFVKLLIDNGMTMSRFLTVDRLEELYNSPQGQTQRFLQHLVEDAKQTSLPTGYRLSLIDMGLVIEYLIGGAYRSTYTRKNFRAAYSRFQCKDSRRYSSGSFSDQRRGMSVKKSRSLQDLHFFRNAQPYKSKDQTESTGSSHQVVLTHGLGDTTLLPCNFNSNDLFVWAVLQQRQQMALFLWQHGEEALARAIVGCKLYRSMAFEVRQSNMDDNVAERFQSYSLEFGQLAVDVLDCAFQQNEQMAMKLLTSEMETWSHFTCLQLAVSSSHRPFVSHSCTQTLLTDLWTGPLNMRKNSFMKIILSLLLPPAILLLEFKSKAEMCHVPQSHEAMLFGLESVKSLPVPEGSVHMSGCRARPPLPQ encoded by the exons atgttttacCCGCAGAGCACAGCCATG ACGGGGAAATCTTGGATTGAGGAGAGCTTCTTCAGAAGGGAGTGTGTGAAGTTCATCCCTTCCTCTTGGGACCAACACAG ATGCATTCCAATATGCCAAGTGTGCCAAAGCCTGATCAG ATGTTGCTGTGGCCGCTTGATGGGGGAGCACTCTTGCCAGGAGTCTTTTCCTCAGATTTCCCTCTGTCCCAGTCCAGAACAGGGCATGGAGGAGTGGTCCATGGAGGCTCACACAAAGGCCAGTTCTACCAACGCCTATGGGATCATAGATTTTCAAGACACTGCCACACGGGTCTGTCGCGCCAAG TATGTCCGTGTGGCTGTGGACTCCAAGCCAGAGACGCTGCTCCAGCTGATGCTGAGGGAATGGCAGATGGAGAGACCGAAGCTACTGCTGACTGTCCATGGAGGGTCAGAAAATTTTATTCTGCCCCCAAAGGTGAACCAGGCCTTCAGTAAGGGGCTCATCACTGCTGCCATAAGCACAGGAGCGTGGATTTTCACTGATGGGATCAATACAG GTGTGTCTAAGTATGTGGGCGAGGCAGTGAAGTTATTTGGAGGCCACGACTTGAGGAAGAGAAACACGATTGGCATCACACCGTGGGGAATGATTGACAACAACTTGGACCTCATCGGCAGAGAC GTATTCAGACCCTACCAGCCACTGGGAAACCCTTTAAGCAAGAGGACCTGCCTTAATGGTTTCCACTCCCACTTTCTGCTGGTGGATGACGGGACACTGGGGAAACCTGGTTGTCAGCAAGGCCTCAGGAGAAAACTGGAGAAACAAATACAGCTACTAAAGATTCATCCTC GACTGAACCAGGGAGTGCCTGTGCTGTGTGTAGTGGTGGAAGGAAGCGCCGCCATTGTGTCAACGGTTCTGGATTATGTTAGCAATGCGCCCCCTGTGCCGGTGTTTGTGTTTGAGGGGTCGGGCAAGGCTGCAGACCTCTTCGCCTTCTTACACAAGCAGACTGCTAATGATAG GCAGCTGGATGCTGATATTGAGGAGGACTTCCTGGGTAGGATTGGAGATGTGTTCGGAGTTGACAGGACAGAAGCTGCTCACCTTTATACTCTACTCCAGCAGTGCATGGATCACAGACAGTCA ATCACCATCTTTGACTCTGAGGCTGACGAGCAGATGGCAACTGATGCAGCCATTTTGACTGCCGTTCTTAAGG GAACCAAAGCCAGTCCGTCAGAGCAGCTGAGTATGGCTCTGGCTTGGGACCGGGCTGACATCGCACAGAAAGACATCTTGGTGTATGGTCAGCACTGGCAG GTGGGTTCCTTGGAACAAGCCATGCTGGATTCTCTGGTGATGGACCGTGTGAGTTTTGTGAAACTCCTGATTGACAACGGCATGACGATGAGCCGCTTCCTAACCGTGGATCGCCTCGAGGAGCTCTACAACTCA CCACAGGGTCAGACTCAGCGCTTCTTGCAACATCTGGTTGAAGATGCAAAACAA ACCTCTCTCCCTACAGGTTACCGTCTGTCTCTCATTGACATGGGGCTGGTGATTGAATACCTCATTGGAGGCGCCTATCGAAGCACCTACACTCGGAAAAACTTCAGAGCTGCTTACAGCCGCTTTCAGTGCAAG GACAGTAGACGTTACAGCTCTGGTTCCTTTAGTGACCAAAGGCGAGGAATGAGcgtaaagaaaagcagaagtctCCAAGACCTTCACTTCTTCAGAAATGCCCAACCCTACAAAAGCAAA GATCAAACTGAGTCGACGGGGAGCAGCCATCAGGTGGTGTTGACCCATGGCCTCGGTGACACCACTCTACTGCCATGTAATTTCAACTCCAATGACCTGTTCGTGTGGGCCGTCCTCCAGCAGCGCCAGCAGATGGCGCTGTTCTTGTGGCAGCACGGGGAGGAAGCGTTGGCGAGAGCCATCGTAGGCTGTAAGCTTTACCGTTCGATGGCCTTTGAGGTGCGGCAGAGCAACATGGACGACAACGTTGCAGAGCGATTCCAGTCATATTCACT GGAGTTTGGCCAGCTGGCTGTGGATGTGTTAGATTGTGCTTTTCAGCAGAACGAGCAAATGGCCATGAAACTGTTAACCTCAGAGATGGAGACATGGAGTCACTTCACATGTCTGCAGCTGGCCGTCTCCTCGAGTCATAGACCATTTGTGTCACACTCCTGCACCCAGACTCTGCTCACGGATCTCTGGACCGGCCCGCTCAACATGAGAAAAAACTCCTTTATGAAG ATCATTTTGAGCCTTCTCCTGCCGCCTGCCATCTTGCTTCTGGAGTTTAAAAGCAAGGCTGAAATGTGCCACGTACCGCAGAGCCACGAGGCAATGCTGTTTGGGCTCGAGTCTGTGAAATCGCTGCCAGTCCCTGAGGGATCCGTTCACATG TCGGGATGCAGAGCGAGGCCTCCCCTTCCACAATAA
- the LOC103470660 gene encoding serine protease inhibitor A3K-like encodes MLRKENAAILTLPSFLQGNESSCYHICYSELKLITTMSTTVVLWLFLTVVCAARGHQPIEQAKQATDLSADSSDDKLLLVTSANKEFAFNLYRKLVVHASSKGQNIFFSPVSVSAALAALSMGARGETHQQLFHTLGFNSSQLTQADVNNAFLKIIGSMASKISQGTAVFVDDLFTPKPDFLHVLKQWYFTKGFNVDFSNPIESVNTINQYVSRMTSGKMTHLVESLDPSTLLYLLSYVYFKGIWATPFDPKLTTLDLFRVTEKIEVPVPMMRMRADVDTYYDKAVATSVLHLPFNNSYSMLLLLPDTMETLESKISPAHITRWLKQLKQRKYKISVPMFYMKTSYKLNDVLNEMGMADMFENYADLSGIADGPKLVVSEVVHQATLDVDETGATAATGVDISLFSLIAPELKFNRPFIVMITEVSAENIIFMGKIVNPNI; translated from the exons ATGCTCAGAAAAGAGAATGCAGCCATTTTGACATTGCCCAGCTTTCTGCAGGGAAACGAGTCCAGCTGTTATCATATCTGTTATTCCGAGCTAAAACTT ATCACCACGATGTCCACAACTGTGGTTCTCTGGCTCTTCTTGACAGTGGTCTGTGCAGCAAGAGGTCATCAACCCATAGAGCAAGCTAAACAAGCCACAGACCTCTCTGCAGACAGCAGTGACGACAAACTCTTATTGGTGACCTCGGCAAACAAAGAGTTTGCCTTCAATCTCTACAGGAAGTTGGTAGTTCATGCTTCCTCTAAAGGCCAAAACATCTTCTTCTCCCCAGTTAGTGTCTCTGCTGCCTTGGCTGCTCTGTCTATGGGGGCTCGAGGAGAGACCCATCAGCAGCTGTTTCATACTCTGGGCTTCAACAGCTCCCAGCTAACTCAGGCGGATGTAAATAATGCATTTCTGAAAATCATAGGAAGTATGGCGTCTAAGATCAGCCAAGGCACCGCTGTGTTTGTTGACGACCTGTTCACACCAAAGCCTGACTTCCTGCATGTCCTGAAGCAGTGGTATTTTACTAAGGGCTTCAATGTTGACTTCAGTAACCCTATAGAGAGCGTCAATACCATCAATCAGTATGTATCCAGAATGACCAGTGGAAAAATGACTCACTTAGTAGAAAGCCTGGACCCAAGCACACTCCTGTATCTCCTGAGCTATGTCTACTTCAAAG GAATCTGGGCAACTCCATTTGATCCAAAGCTGACTACGCTAGATTTGTTCAGAGTGACTGAGAAGATTGAG GTTCCAGTCCCAATGATGAGGATGAGAGCTGATGTGGACACTTATTATGACAAGGCCGTTGCTACATCAGTCCTCCATCTGCCCTTCAACAACTCTTActccatgctgctgctgctacctGATACCATGGAGACACTGGAGAGCAAGATCAGTCCTGCACATATCACCAGGTGGttgaaacagctgaaacaaag GAAGTACAAGATCTCTGTTCCCATGTTCTACATGAAGACCTCCTACAAGCTGAATGATGTGCTGAATGAAATGGGAATGGCAGACATGTTTGAGAATTATGCAGACCTCAGTGGTATTGCAGATGGACCGAAACTGGTTGTGTCTGAG GTTGTACATCAAGCAACGCTGGATGTTGATGAGACTGGGGCTACTGCTGCTACTGGTGTTGAcatctctcttttctctctcatcGCCCCGGAATTGAAGTTTAATCGTCCTTTTATAGTGATGATCACTGAGGTCTCtgcagaaaacataatttttatggGCAAGATTGTAAATCCAAACATCTAA
- the LOC108166569 gene encoding serine protease inhibitor 2.1-like, with the protein MLSAPVVLWILSALVCVGRSHHHIGHGEKAQDTAADDANNKISLVTSANKEFAFRLYRKLAGHAASQGKNIFFSPLSVSTALAALSVGAQGETHQQLFRGLGFSSSQLAQTDVDQAFRTFFANTSQDISQGTAMFVGSILKPKPEFLDALKQSFSAEGFSVDFTKTTESADTINQYVSDKTNGKINKLVESLDPDTVMYLLSYIYYKGKWETPFDPRDTRQDVFRVEENTEVQVQMMEMEKDVNTYRDQAINTSVLHLPFNNSYSMLLLLPENMTTLENNISPAHVTKWLKWLKTETYNIYVPKFSIKTSYKLNDVLTEMGMADMFGDRADLGGIAEGQKLAVSEVVHQATLDVDEGGATAAAATGIGFIPLSFHYVPELKFNRPFMVVITDRTAENMLFMGKIVNPNI; encoded by the exons ATGTTGTCTGCACCCGTTGTCCTTTGGATCTTATCGGCATTGGTTTGTGTAGGAAGAAGCCATCATCACATAGGGCATGGCGAGAAAGCCCAAGACACTGCTGCAGACGATGCCAACAACAAAATCTCACTGGTGACCTCAGCAAACAAAGAGTTTGCCTTCCGTCTCTACAGGAAGTTAGCAGGGCATGCTGCCTCCCAAGGCAAAAACATCTTCTTCTCCCCACTTAGTGTCTCTACTGCCTTGGCTGCTCTGTCTGTGGGGGCACAAGGTGAGACCCATCAGCAGCTGTTTCGTGGTCTGGGCTTCAGCAGCTCCCAGCTGGCTCAGACAGATGTAGACCAGGCCTTTCGTACGTTCTTTGCAAACACCTCTCAGGACATTAGCCAAGGCACCGCTATGTTTGTTGGCAGCATCCTCAAGCCAAAGCCCGAGTTCCTAGATGCTCTGAAGCAGTCCTTTTCAGCTGAGGGTTTCAGTGTTGACTTCACCAAAACTACAGAGAGCGCTGATACCATCAATCAGTATGTCTCGGATAAGACTAATGGAAAGATAAACAAGCTGGTTGAAAGCCTGGATCCAGACACGGTCATGTATCTTCTCAGCTACATCTACTACAAGG GAAAATGGGAAACTCCCTTTGATCCTCGAGATACCAGGCAGGATGTGTTCAGAGTGGAAGAAAACACTGAG GTTCAAGTTCAGAtgatggaaatggaaaaagatgTTAATACTTATCGTGACCAGGCTATCAACACATCGGTTCTCCACCTGCCTTTCAACAACTCCTActccatgctgctgctgttaccGGAAAATATGACGACACTGGAGAACAATATCAGCCCTGCACACGTCACCAAATGGTTGAAGTGGCTAAAGACAGA GACGTACAACATCTATGTTCCGAAGTTCTCCATCAAGACCTCCTATAAGCTGAATGATGTGCTGACTGAAATGGGAATGGCAGACATGTTTGGGGATCGTGCAGACCTCGGAGGCATTGCAGAGGGACAAAAACTGGCTGTGTCGGAG GTTGTGCACCAAGCCACGCTGGACGTAGACGAGGGCGGAGCCACAGCTGCGGCAGCAACCGGAATCGGCTTTATACCTCTGTCTTTCCACTACGTCCCAGAGCTGAAGTTCAACCGTCCTTTCATGGTGGTCATCACTGATCGAACTGcagaaaacatgctttttatGGGCAAGATTGTCAACCCAAACATCTGA
- the bag4 gene encoding BAG family molecular chaperone regulator 4 produces the protein MQSNLKPDWPSTCNSGNNHGNWNSAMDAPQYPGYPSHYWYPQSHSTGHYANTYPSGSDVQQQYNPQVMPGGYPNGHGVYNTAQNQYPASGFHPSNPFYCADPQRSSYPSQGCPAEQSGGPSGQPHTQHQHHHYSGPHCQGGPGYPSGPYSHYSEAGHAVPPNPPYPTGQPLHPSPQGDAWGHTGPYAPSQQQWHPGQQPSQNHYGNHVRPAHPPAWPGTGTGAPPPYQPKDQQHQRTPQVGPKPRTAPAPNPPNGKPAEISSPPQIYSKAGRSDPSPSQPEPQPAAAPIGPQPLSDNPGLAKVQQVMARVQLLQEDVDEFVGRKTDKSYRCLEELLTKELLELDSVETQGQETVRQARKEAVQRIQAILDRLEKKAF, from the exons ATGCAGTCAAATCTGAAACCTGACTGGCCCTCGACTTGTAACTCGGGAAATAACCACGGAAACTGGAATAGCGCTATG GATGCTCCCCAGTATCCAGGTTACCCTTCTCATTACTGGTATCCACAGTCTCACTCCACTGGACACTATGCAAACACTTATCCCTCGGGATCAGATGTTCAGCAACAGTACAATCCACAG GTAATGCCAGGAGGCTATCCAAACGGCCATGGAGTCTACAACACTGCACAAAACCAGTATCCAGCGAGTGGTTTTCATCCATCCAACCCTTTCTACTGTGCTGACCCCCAGAGAAGTTCCTACCCTAGCCAAGGATGTCCGGCTGAGCAGAGCGGTGGGCCGTCGGGCCAACCACACACCCAGCACCAGCATCATCATTATTCTGGTCCGCACTGTCAAGGG GGTCCTGGATACCCATCTGGACCATACTCCCACTACAGCGAAGCTGGACATGCTGTGCCTCCAAATCCCCCCTATCCCACTGGGCAGCCGCTCCATCCCAGCCCTCAGGGTGATGCTTGGGGGCACACAGGTCCATATGCTCCCTCACAGCAGCAGTGGCACCCAGGGCAGCAGCCTTCACAAAACCACTATGGAAATCATGTCCGTCCAGCACATCCTCCAGCATGGCCAGGAACTGGAACTGGTGCTCCACCGCCCTATCAGCCCAAG GACCAACAGCACCAGCGAACCCCTCAGGTGGGACCTAAACCCAGGACAGCTCCAGCGCCGAATCCCCCCAACGGAAAGCCCGCTGAAATAAGCTCACCTCCCCAGATTTACAGCAAAGCTGGGCGAAGCGATCCCAGTCCTTCTCAGCCCGAGCCTCAACCAGCAGCCGCTCCGATCGGACCTCAGCCGCTGAGCGACAACCCCGGGCTCGCCAAGGTCCAGCAGGTCATGGCCCGGGTTCAGCTGCTTCAGGAAGACGTTGACGAGTTTGTCGggagaaaaacagacaagagCTACCGGTGCCTGGAGGAACTGCTGACCAAAGAGCTGCTGGAGCTAGACTCTGTGGAGACTCAAGGACAGGAGACTGTCCGACAAGCCCGCAAAGAGGCTGTACAGAGAATTCAGGCTATTCTAGACCGGCTGGAAAAGAAGGCTTTCTGA
- the LOC103470585 gene encoding dual specificity protein phosphatase 26-like yields MSYSSKLPASWNDERPHRKVEIDLSSPGLAVFELERLLFTGKAIISHADEVWPSLYIGDQHSAENLADLSRHCFTHILNAAHSKRKGQPTMYEQMKITYMGIEAHDSCNYDMSINFQEAADFIHRGLNTRGKVLVHCHVGVSRSATLVLAYLMLKQKLTLVEAICAVKDNRGVIPNRGFLRQLIKLDGQLFGKHH; encoded by the exons ATGTCCTACTCATCCAAGCTTCCCGCTTCCTGGAATGATGAACGACCACATCGGAAAGTGGAAATCGATCTGAGCTCGCCTGGTTTGGCAGTGTTTGAGTTGGAAAGACTGCTGTTCACAGGCAAAGCCATCATCAGCCATGCGGATGAAGTGTGGCCGAGCCTTTACATTGGGGACCA acacagCGCAGAAAACCTTGCGGATCTGTCCAGGCATTGCTTCACTCACATCCTGAATGCAGCTCACAGTAAAAGAAAGGGGCAACCAACCATGTACGAGCAAATGAAGATCACCTACATGGGCATCGAGGCACACGACTCCTGCAACTATGACATGAGCATCAACTTTCAGGAGGCAGCAGACTTCATTCACAGGGGACTAAACACGAGAG GGAAAGTTCTGGTGCACTGTCACGTGGGAGTCAGTCGCTCTGCCACCCTGGTGCTAGCTTACCTGATGCTGAAGCAGAAGCTCACTCTTGTTGAGGCTATTTGTGCTGTGAAAGACAATCGGGGTGTGATCCCAAACAGAGGTTTCCTCCGACAGCTCATTAAACTGGACGGGCAGCTCTTTGGCAAACATCATTAA